One stretch of Streptomyces peucetius DNA includes these proteins:
- the rpsG gene encoding 30S ribosomal protein S7, whose translation MPRKGPAPKRPVIIDPVYGSPLVTSLINKILLNGKRSTAERIVYGAMEGLREKTGADPVITLKRALENVKPSLEVKSRRVGGATYQVPIEVKPGRASTLALRWVVGYSRARREKTMTERLMNELLDASNGLGASVKKREDTHKMAESNKAFAHYRW comes from the coding sequence ATGCCTCGTAAGGGCCCCGCCCCGAAGCGCCCGGTCATCATCGACCCGGTTTACGGTTCTCCTCTGGTGACCTCGCTCATCAACAAGATTCTGCTCAACGGCAAGCGTTCTACCGCTGAGCGCATCGTCTACGGCGCCATGGAAGGCCTCCGCGAGAAGACCGGCGCCGACCCGGTCATCACGCTGAAGCGTGCCCTCGAGAACGTCAAGCCGTCCCTCGAGGTCAAGTCCCGCCGTGTCGGTGGTGCCACCTACCAGGTGCCGATCGAGGTCAAGCCCGGTCGCGCCTCCACTCTCGCGCTCCGCTGGGTCGTGGGTTACTCCCGCGCCCGCCGTGAGAAGACCATGACCGAGCGCCTCATGAACGAACTGCTGGACGCCTCCAACGGCCTCGGCGCTTCGGTCAAGAAGCGTGAGGACACGCACAAGATGGCCGAGTCCAACAAGGCCTTCGCGCACTACCGCTGGTAG
- the fusA gene encoding elongation factor G, which translates to MATTSLDLAKVRNIGIMAHIDAGKTTTTERILFYTGVSYKIGEVHDGAATMDWMEQEQERGITITSAATTCHWPLEDVDHTINIIDTPGHVDFTVEVERSLRVLDGAVTVFDGVAGVEPQSETVWRQADRYGVPRICFVNKLDRTGAEFHRCVDMIVDRLGATPIVMQLPIGAEADFKGVVDLVRMKALVWSAEATKGEMYDVVDIPATHTEAAEEYRGKLVETVAENDEEIMELYLEGQEPTEEQLYAAIRRITIASGKGGDTTVTPVFCGTAFKNKGVQPLLDAVVRYLPSPLDVEAIEGHDVKDPETVVSRKPSESEPLSALAFKIASDPHLGKLTFIRVYSGRLEAGTSVLNSVKGKKERIGKIYRMHANKREEIDSVGAGDIVAVMGLKQTTTGETLCDEKNPVILESMDFPAPVIQVAIEPKSKGDQEKLGVAIQRLAEEDPSFQVHSDEETGQTIIGGMGELHLDVLVDRMRREFKVEANVGKPQVAYRETIRKTVERHDYTHKKQTGGTGQFAKVQIAIEPIEGGDASYEFVNKVTGGRIPKEYIPSVDAGAQEAMQFGILAGYEMTGVRVILLDGGYHEVDSSELAFKIAGSQAFKEAARKASPVLLEPMMSVEVTTPEDYMGEVIGDINSRRGQIQAMEERSGARVVKGLVPLSEMFGYVGDLRSKTSGRASYSMQFDSYAEVPRNVAEEIIAKAKGE; encoded by the coding sequence ATGGCCACCACTTCGCTTGACCTGGCCAAGGTCCGCAACATCGGGATCATGGCCCACATCGACGCGGGCAAGACGACGACCACCGAGCGCATCCTGTTCTACACCGGTGTGAGCTACAAGATCGGTGAGGTCCACGACGGCGCTGCCACGATGGACTGGATGGAGCAGGAGCAGGAGCGCGGCATCACGATCACGTCGGCCGCGACGACCTGTCACTGGCCGCTCGAGGACGTCGATCACACGATCAACATCATCGACACCCCGGGTCACGTCGACTTCACGGTCGAGGTGGAGCGTTCGCTCCGCGTCCTCGACGGTGCTGTCACCGTGTTCGACGGTGTCGCGGGTGTCGAGCCGCAGTCCGAGACCGTCTGGCGTCAGGCGGACCGCTACGGCGTGCCGCGTATCTGCTTCGTCAACAAGCTCGACCGCACCGGTGCCGAGTTCCACCGCTGTGTCGACATGATCGTGGACCGCCTCGGCGCGACCCCGATCGTGATGCAGCTCCCGATCGGTGCCGAGGCCGACTTCAAGGGCGTCGTCGACCTCGTTCGTATGAAGGCTCTTGTCTGGTCCGCCGAGGCCACCAAGGGTGAGATGTACGACGTCGTCGACATCCCGGCCACGCACACCGAGGCTGCCGAGGAGTACCGCGGCAAGCTCGTCGAGACGGTCGCCGAGAACGACGAAGAGATCATGGAGCTGTACCTCGAGGGCCAGGAGCCCACCGAGGAGCAGCTGTACGCCGCGATCCGTCGTATCACCATCGCCTCCGGCAAGGGCGGCGACACCACGGTCACCCCGGTGTTCTGTGGTACCGCGTTCAAGAACAAGGGCGTTCAGCCCCTGCTCGACGCCGTTGTGCGCTACCTCCCCTCCCCCCTGGACGTCGAGGCCATCGAGGGCCACGACGTCAAGGACCCGGAGACGGTCGTCTCGCGCAAGCCGTCCGAGAGCGAGCCGCTGTCGGCCCTCGCGTTCAAGATCGCGAGCGACCCGCACCTCGGCAAGCTCACCTTCATCCGGGTCTACTCGGGTCGCCTGGAGGCCGGCACCTCGGTGCTGAACTCCGTCAAGGGCAAGAAGGAGCGCATCGGCAAGATCTACCGCATGCACGCGAACAAGCGTGAGGAGATCGACTCGGTGGGCGCCGGCGACATCGTCGCCGTCATGGGCCTGAAGCAGACCACCACCGGTGAGACCCTGTGCGACGAGAAGAACCCGGTGATCCTGGAGTCCATGGACTTCCCGGCGCCGGTCATCCAGGTCGCGATCGAGCCCAAGTCCAAGGGTGACCAGGAGAAGCTGGGTGTCGCCATCCAGCGTCTCGCGGAGGAGGACCCCTCCTTCCAGGTTCACTCGGACGAGGAGACCGGCCAGACCATCATCGGTGGTATGGGCGAGCTTCACCTCGACGTCCTCGTCGACCGTATGCGCCGCGAGTTCAAGGTCGAGGCGAACGTCGGCAAGCCGCAGGTCGCGTACCGTGAGACGATCCGCAAGACCGTCGAGCGTCACGACTACACGCACAAGAAGCAGACCGGTGGTACCGGTCAGTTCGCCAAGGTGCAGATTGCGATCGAGCCGATCGAGGGCGGCGACGCCTCGTACGAGTTCGTGAACAAGGTCACCGGTGGCCGCATCCCCAAGGAGTACATCCCTTCGGTGGACGCGGGTGCGCAGGAGGCCATGCAGTTCGGCATCCTGGCCGGCTACGAGATGACGGGCGTCCGCGTCATTCTTCTCGACGGTGGCTACCACGAGGTCGACTCCTCCGAGCTCGCGTTCAAGATCGCCGGTTCGCAGGCCTTCAAGGAGGCCGCGCGCAAGGCTTCGCCCGTGCTGCTCGAGCCGATGATGTCCGTCGAGGTCACCACGCCCGAGGACTACATGGGTGAGGTCATCGGCGACATCAACTCCCGCCGTGGCCAGATCCAGGCCATGGAGGAGCGCAGCGGCGCTCGCGTCGTGAAGGGCCTCGTGCCCCTCTCGGAGATGTTCGGCTACGTCGGAGACCTCCGCAGCAAGACCTCGGGTCGCGCAAGCTACTCGATGCAGTTCGACTCCTACGCCGAGGTTCCCCGGAACGTCGCCGAGGAGATCATCGCGAAGGCCAAGGGCGAGTAA
- the tuf gene encoding elongation factor Tu encodes MAKAKFERTKPHVNIGTIGHIDHGKTTLTAAITKVLHDAYPDLNEASAFDQIDKAPEERQRGITISIAHVEYQTESRHYAHVDCPGHADYIKNMITGAAQMDGAILVVAATDGPMPQTKEHVLLARQVGVPYIVVALNKADMVDDEEILELVELEVRELLSEYEFPGDDLPVVKVSALKALEGDAEWGQTVLDLMKAVDESIPQPERDVDKPFLMPIEDVFTITGRGTVVTGRIERGVLKVNETVDIVGIKTEKTTTTVTGIEMFRKLLDEGQAGENVGLLLRGIKREDVERGQVIIKPGSVTPHTEFEAQAYILSKDEGGRHTPFFNNYRPQFYFRTTDVTGVVTLPEGTEMVMPGDNTTMSVQLIQPVAMEEGLKFAIREGGRTVGAGQVTKINK; translated from the coding sequence GTGGCGAAGGCGAAGTTCGAGCGGACTAAGCCGCACGTCAACATCGGCACCATCGGTCACATCGACCACGGTAAGACGACCCTCACGGCCGCCATTACCAAGGTGCTGCATGACGCGTACCCGGACCTGAACGAGGCCTCGGCCTTCGACCAGATCGACAAGGCTCCTGAGGAGCGCCAGCGCGGTATCACCATCTCCATCGCGCACGTCGAGTACCAGACCGAGTCGCGTCACTACGCGCACGTCGACTGCCCCGGTCACGCGGACTACATCAAGAACATGATCACGGGTGCGGCGCAGATGGACGGCGCCATCCTCGTGGTCGCCGCCACCGACGGCCCGATGCCGCAGACCAAGGAGCACGTGCTCCTGGCCCGCCAGGTCGGCGTTCCGTACATCGTCGTCGCCCTGAACAAGGCCGACATGGTGGACGACGAGGAGATCCTGGAGCTCGTCGAGCTCGAGGTGCGTGAGCTCCTCTCCGAGTACGAGTTCCCGGGCGACGACCTTCCGGTCGTCAAGGTCTCGGCGCTCAAGGCGCTCGAGGGCGACGCCGAGTGGGGCCAGACCGTCCTCGACCTGATGAAGGCCGTCGACGAGTCGATCCCGCAGCCCGAGCGTGACGTCGACAAGCCGTTCCTGATGCCGATCGAGGACGTCTTCACGATCACCGGTCGTGGAACCGTCGTCACCGGTCGTATCGAGCGTGGTGTCCTGAAGGTCAACGAGACCGTCGACATCGTCGGTATCAAGACCGAGAAGACCACCACCACGGTCACCGGCATCGAGATGTTCCGCAAGCTGCTCGACGAGGGCCAGGCCGGTGAGAACGTCGGTCTGCTCCTCCGTGGCATCAAGCGCGAGGACGTCGAGCGCGGCCAGGTCATCATCAAGCCCGGTTCGGTCACGCCGCACACCGAGTTCGAGGCCCAGGCCTACATCCTGTCGAAGGACGAGGGTGGCCGTCACACCCCCTTCTTCAACAACTACCGCCCGCAGTTCTACTTCCGTACCACGGACGTGACCGGCGTCGTGACCCTCCCCGAGGGCACCGAGATGGTCATGCCGGGCGACAACACCACCATGTCCGTCCAGCTGATCCAGCCGGTCGCCATGGAGGAGGGCCTCAAGTTCGCCATCCGTGAGGGTGGCCGGACCGTGGGCGCCGGCCAGGTCACCAAGATCAACAAGTAA
- a CDS encoding peptidoglycan recognition protein produces MRGTAIAAALGVVAVLGVQGIAGGSEAETQAQNKTGEAPSAYSARADETGPVKSKVHKLALTSKGRGEATLSRRTTEPFGMLGVSWPDPDAEIEGTIEARARDSETGKWSDWIELEPYLPGLDGERPAERGSTEPVWVGHSDGAEVRVSDGAASGKLPSGLRLDMVDPIAEDGAKQAGDDLNAEPAAFAAAAAEPGPPSTVPQPPVVTRAEWGADESLNDEGPIYLENGVIKAAFVHHTATGEYSCTESAAIVRSLHVYHVKTNGWRDLGYNFLVDKCGTIFEGRQGGIDQPVQGAHTYGFNSESTGVSVIGDYTDVGASDAAQTSVARMAAYKLGQYGGDPAGKTMLVAGATQTNYHGQRFTAGQSYEFDQISGHRDGFNTQCPGMKLYPQLPTIRTLAAGPVQNLKVTSVGGGAVAVGSGYESPGPVTVNWSTTTPSSLISRFELLVDGATAATVEGNARKATATLTPGTHRVSVKAVHQSGKATSVTAATVTVPHPKSYFPVTPKRLMDTRIGLGVPKAPVGDGGVVTLDVAGVQGIPATGVGAVVLNVTATQPTAPHSYVSVYPDGTERTSASSLNFVQGQTKPNLVIVPLVNGKVNFYNRDGTVHLIADVTGYYMSGAAAADGATHFPVTPQRLMDTRSGLGVPKAPVGDGGVVTLQVAGVQDVPADVSAVVLNVTATQPTAPHSYVAVYPDGTERTSASSLNFVQGQTTPNLVIVPVVNGKVNFYNWDGTVHLIADVTGYFRAGGEGASHYNLTPKRLMDTRSGLGVPKAPVGDGGVVTLQVSGVQGVPASGVTAVVLNVTATQPTAPHSYAAVYPDGTARTSASSLNYVQGETVPNLVIVPVVNGKINFYNWDGTVHLIADITGYFSK; encoded by the coding sequence GTGCGCGGTACCGCAATCGCCGCGGCGCTCGGTGTCGTAGCGGTCCTGGGCGTCCAGGGCATCGCGGGCGGCTCCGAAGCAGAGACACAAGCGCAGAACAAGACGGGCGAGGCTCCGTCGGCATACAGCGCACGTGCCGACGAGACCGGCCCGGTCAAGAGCAAGGTGCACAAGCTCGCCCTCACGTCCAAGGGCCGTGGCGAGGCCACCCTGTCGCGGCGTACCACCGAGCCGTTCGGCATGCTCGGTGTGTCGTGGCCCGACCCGGACGCCGAGATCGAGGGCACGATCGAGGCCCGCGCCCGTGACTCGGAGACCGGTAAGTGGTCCGACTGGATCGAACTGGAGCCGTACCTGCCCGGCCTGGACGGCGAGCGTCCCGCGGAGCGCGGCTCGACCGAGCCCGTCTGGGTGGGACACTCCGACGGCGCCGAGGTGCGGGTGAGCGACGGGGCGGCCTCCGGCAAGCTGCCGTCCGGCCTTCGCCTCGACATGGTCGACCCGATCGCGGAGGACGGCGCGAAGCAGGCCGGAGACGACCTGAACGCCGAGCCGGCCGCCTTTGCCGCTGCCGCGGCCGAGCCGGGCCCGCCGTCCACCGTTCCGCAGCCGCCGGTCGTCACCCGGGCCGAGTGGGGCGCCGACGAGAGCCTCAACGACGAGGGCCCGATCTACCTGGAGAACGGCGTCATCAAGGCCGCCTTCGTGCACCACACCGCCACTGGCGAGTACTCCTGCACGGAGTCGGCGGCCATCGTCCGGTCGCTGCACGTTTACCACGTGAAGACCAACGGCTGGCGCGACCTGGGCTACAACTTCCTCGTCGACAAGTGCGGCACGATCTTCGAGGGCCGCCAGGGCGGCATCGACCAGCCCGTCCAGGGCGCGCACACCTACGGCTTCAACTCCGAGTCGACGGGCGTCTCCGTCATCGGCGACTACACGGACGTCGGCGCGTCCGACGCCGCGCAGACGTCGGTGGCGCGGATGGCCGCGTACAAGCTCGGCCAGTACGGGGGTGACCCGGCGGGCAAGACGATGCTGGTCGCCGGCGCCACGCAGACGAACTACCACGGGCAGCGTTTCACCGCCGGGCAGTCGTACGAGTTCGACCAGATCTCCGGTCACCGCGACGGCTTCAACACCCAGTGCCCGGGCATGAAGCTGTACCCGCAGCTGCCCACCATCCGCACGCTGGCCGCCGGTCCCGTGCAGAACCTCAAGGTGACCTCGGTGGGAGGTGGCGCCGTTGCGGTCGGCAGCGGTTACGAGAGCCCCGGGCCGGTCACCGTCAACTGGTCCACCACCACGCCCAGCTCGCTGATCTCCAGGTTCGAGCTGCTGGTCGACGGTGCGACGGCGGCGACCGTCGAGGGGAACGCGCGCAAGGCCACGGCGACGCTGACGCCCGGCACGCACCGGGTGTCGGTCAAGGCCGTGCACCAGTCCGGAAAGGCGACCTCCGTCACCGCGGCAACGGTGACGGTGCCCCACCCGAAGAGCTACTTCCCGGTGACGCCGAAGCGGCTGATGGACACCCGTATCGGTCTGGGTGTGCCGAAGGCGCCGGTCGGTGACGGCGGTGTCGTCACCCTCGACGTCGCAGGCGTCCAGGGCATCCCGGCCACCGGCGTCGGTGCGGTGGTGCTGAACGTGACGGCGACCCAGCCCACGGCCCCGCACAGCTATGTGTCGGTCTACCCCGACGGCACGGAGCGTACGAGCGCCTCCAGCCTCAACTTCGTGCAGGGCCAGACGAAGCCGAACCTGGTGATCGTGCCGCTCGTCAACGGCAAGGTGAACTTCTACAACCGGGACGGAACGGTCCACCTGATCGCCGACGTCACCGGCTACTACATGAGCGGTGCCGCCGCCGCAGACGGGGCGACGCACTTCCCGGTGACGCCGCAGCGGCTGATGGACACCCGTAGCGGTCTGGGTGTGCCGAAGGCGCCGGTCGGTGACGGTGGTGTCGTCACCCTCCAGGTCGCGGGTGTCCAGGACGTGCCGGCCGACGTCAGCGCGGTCGTGCTGAACGTGACGGCGACCCAGCCCACGGCTCCGCACAGCTATGTGGCGGTCTACCCGGACGGCACGGAGCGTACGAGCGCGTCCAGCCTCAACTTCGTGCAGGGCCAGACGACGCCGAACCTGGTGATCGTGCCGGTGGTCAACGGCAAGGTGAACTTCTACAACTGGGACGGAACGGTCCACCTGATCGCCGACGTCACCGGGTACTTCAGGGCGGGCGGCGAAGGCGCGTCTCACTACAACCTCACGCCGAAGCGGCTGATGGACACCCGTAGCGGTCTGGGTGTGCCGAAGGCGCCGGTCGGTGACGGCGGTGTCGTCACCCTCCAGGTCTCCGGCGTCCAGGGCGTCCCCGCGTCGGGTGTGACCGCGGTCGTGCTGAACGTGACGGCGACCCAGCCCACCGCCCCGCACAGCTACGCGGCGGTCTACCCGGACGGCACGGCGCGCACGAGCGCGTCCAGCCTGAACTATGTGCAGGGGGAGACCGTCCCCAACCTGGTGATCGTGCCGGTGGTCAACGGCAAGATCAACTTCTACAACTGGGACGGAACGGTCCACCTGATCGCGGACATCACGGGCTACTTCAGCAAGTGA
- a CDS encoding PIG-L family deacetylase: MAALAAAASTALTSCSVPSPRRTGPVADPAPGMHITTSRRAQLMQILAHPDDDLYFMNPDAQLMLDSGVPLVCVYVTAGEHNGINHIPGRDDEPADKGAYSSARHQGLRQAYASLLGLDKFAQWQKGVATLRGDRRAEINTLAHGNRRVELVFINLSMHAPRRWTALPSLWHDRALSIRTAIADDSPVRRADSYDYDDLIDVLVGLMERYRPTVIHTLDPDPDIQFSDEATRKRDSEQPGFSDHADHTAVACFSWAAMVRWVAESTKDGGGIPAFVATSFRGYYNRHWPKNLPQRVIARKAANLVPYGGDPDWECGNSGGCGDYNVGGTRPLTNKKGWVRSTHHRYPGARPAVATEPDGRLVAYGVLGLRAVRWRETERGSGNWGEPDDLGGGPLAPTLGTAALADGRRLVFALRFSELNGHRGGNAREIVLLEQRTPGGGFHAWRGLGNPERSDSRGRRIGVPVAVAAPDGRVHLFVRNADKGVSSRVRDADGGWGAWHALDGDAAVQDGLSAVVDGAGRVHVFGTGHDTVHHWTQDAPGEPLRHRPAGRLPAAVDRPAVLAGPGTGGSVQLLYRTEAPWRRESPTDSRGSASPEAVRYTAAGERLPGIRFDGYGPLTAAAAPEAAGPDAAGPLGHVLLGRDLHGRIQLHHAGRLLTRTAGALSLDAPALHVDAVGPTVVGLGPDAHPWNWSPGTAAATAGQDPAAPPARIAMRDPS; this comes from the coding sequence ATGGCCGCTCTGGCTGCGGCCGCCTCCACCGCGCTCACGTCGTGTTCCGTACCGTCTCCCCGGCGCACCGGCCCCGTGGCCGATCCGGCTCCCGGGATGCACATCACCACCTCGCGGCGCGCGCAACTGATGCAGATACTCGCCCACCCGGACGACGACCTGTACTTCATGAACCCGGACGCCCAGCTGATGCTGGACTCGGGTGTCCCCCTGGTCTGCGTCTACGTCACGGCCGGCGAGCACAACGGCATCAACCACATACCGGGGCGGGACGACGAGCCCGCCGACAAGGGCGCCTACTCCTCCGCCCGTCACCAGGGCCTGCGCCAGGCGTACGCGAGCCTGCTCGGCCTGGACAAGTTCGCCCAGTGGCAGAAGGGCGTCGCCACCCTGCGCGGCGACCGGCGGGCGGAGATCAACACGCTCGCCCACGGCAACCGCCGCGTCGAGCTGGTCTTCATCAATCTGTCGATGCACGCCCCGCGCCGCTGGACGGCCCTGCCCAGTCTCTGGCACGACCGCGCGCTGAGCATACGGACGGCGATCGCCGACGACTCCCCCGTCCGCCGGGCCGACAGCTACGACTACGACGACCTCATAGACGTCCTCGTGGGTTTGATGGAGCGGTACCGGCCGACCGTGATCCACACCCTCGACCCCGATCCGGACATCCAGTTCAGCGACGAGGCGACCCGCAAGCGGGACAGCGAGCAGCCCGGCTTCTCGGACCACGCCGACCACACCGCCGTGGCGTGCTTCAGCTGGGCGGCCATGGTGCGCTGGGTCGCCGAGAGCACCAAGGACGGCGGCGGGATACCGGCCTTCGTCGCGACCTCCTTCCGCGGCTACTACAACCGGCACTGGCCGAAGAACCTGCCGCAGCGGGTGATCGCGCGAAAGGCGGCGAACCTCGTCCCCTACGGCGGCGACCCGGACTGGGAGTGCGGCAACAGCGGGGGCTGCGGCGACTACAACGTCGGCGGGACCCGGCCCCTGACCAACAAGAAGGGCTGGGTGCGGTCGACGCACCACCGCTATCCCGGCGCCCGACCGGCCGTCGCCACCGAGCCGGACGGCCGCCTCGTCGCCTACGGGGTGCTGGGACTGCGTGCCGTGCGCTGGCGGGAGACCGAGCGGGGCAGCGGGAACTGGGGCGAGCCGGACGATCTCGGCGGCGGACCGCTCGCGCCGACGCTGGGAACGGCGGCACTGGCGGACGGCCGACGGCTCGTCTTCGCACTGCGGTTCTCCGAACTCAACGGACACCGAGGGGGCAACGCCCGGGAGATCGTGCTGCTCGAGCAGCGCACGCCGGGCGGGGGGTTCCACGCATGGCGGGGGCTGGGGAACCCGGAGCGCTCGGACAGCCGTGGGCGGCGCATCGGTGTGCCGGTCGCCGTCGCCGCGCCCGACGGGCGGGTCCATCTGTTCGTGCGCAACGCCGACAAGGGCGTGAGCAGCCGGGTCCGTGACGCCGACGGCGGCTGGGGCGCGTGGCATGCGCTGGACGGGGACGCCGCGGTCCAGGACGGTCTGTCCGCCGTGGTGGACGGCGCCGGCCGGGTCCATGTCTTCGGTACGGGGCACGACACGGTCCACCACTGGACGCAGGACGCACCCGGCGAGCCGCTGCGCCACCGCCCCGCCGGCCGGCTCCCGGCCGCCGTGGACCGGCCCGCCGTGCTGGCGGGTCCGGGAACGGGCGGCTCCGTGCAGCTGCTGTACCGGACGGAGGCGCCGTGGCGGCGTGAGTCGCCGACGGACTCGCGCGGCAGTGCGTCCCCCGAGGCGGTCCGGTACACGGCGGCCGGCGAGCGGCTCCCCGGCATCCGCTTCGACGGGTACGGGCCGCTCACCGCGGCCGCAGCGCCCGAAGCCGCCGGGCCGGACGCCGCAGGGCCGCTGGGCCACGTTCTGCTCGGGCGGGACCTGCACGGCCGGATCCAGCTGCACCACGCCGGCCGGCTGCTGACCCGTACCGCCGGCGCGCTGTCCCTGGACGCTCCGGCGCTGCACGTCGACGCCGTCGGGCCCACGGTCGTGGGGCTGGGACCGGACGCCCACCCGTGGAACTGGTCTCCGGGCACGGCGGCGGCCACGGCGGGCCAGGACCCGGCAGCGCCACCCGCACGGATCGCGATGCGAGACCCGTCATGA
- a CDS encoding FG-GAP repeat protein has product MPGTVVDGLGRGHGGGRAVPELTAQLAVRATQGAGLLSVHYGTSGGIHGTRTNIYTEDTASYPGAVGWDEIFAYSLAAGDLNNDGYDDLAVGQPLDHAGGASNAGTVKVMLGSADGLSAAATHYIDQTTPQVPGTPEPEDRFGEQLAVGDVNGDGTGDLVVATMGEQIAGSSDRGSVHVLFGPIDDSPASSAYLDAGRVDGIGEFAGSALAVGRFNDDEYVDVAIGASDEKVRDSGAAGRLAVLYADAQGLSPARVGVFDQDTPGISGAPETEDYFASSLAAGDFDGDGIDDLVAGMRSEKLGTAAGSGASLVLFGGTDNGISASGAVWIEQDTAGVPGINATDDHFGWTVGALDTDGNGRDEALIGAPGNGPGTVTVVKVRPGTLESATVLSEESMGWAAGTNGDAFGVTLPRP; this is encoded by the coding sequence GTGCCAGGCACCGTCGTTGACGGGCTGGGACGTGGTCACGGGGGTGGGCGAGCCGTTCCAGAACTCACCGCGCAGCTTGCCGTCCGTGCCACCCAGGGGGCCGGCCTGCTGTCGGTCCACTACGGAACGTCCGGCGGCATCCACGGCACCCGAACGAACATCTACACCGAGGACACCGCGAGCTATCCGGGCGCGGTCGGGTGGGACGAGATCTTTGCGTACTCGCTGGCGGCGGGCGACCTCAACAACGACGGTTACGACGATCTGGCAGTCGGACAGCCCCTCGACCATGCCGGCGGCGCCAGCAATGCCGGCACCGTCAAGGTGATGCTCGGCTCCGCCGATGGCCTCTCCGCCGCCGCCACGCACTACATCGACCAGACAACGCCTCAGGTGCCTGGCACACCGGAGCCGGAGGACCGCTTCGGGGAACAACTCGCCGTCGGCGACGTCAACGGCGATGGCACCGGCGACCTGGTCGTGGCCACCATGGGCGAGCAGATAGCCGGCAGTTCGGATCGCGGGTCCGTCCATGTGCTGTTCGGCCCGATCGACGACTCCCCCGCGTCGAGTGCCTACCTCGACGCCGGACGCGTCGACGGCATAGGAGAGTTCGCCGGCAGTGCACTGGCCGTCGGCCGCTTCAACGACGACGAGTACGTCGACGTGGCCATCGGCGCTTCCGACGAGAAGGTCCGTGACTCCGGCGCGGCAGGACGGCTGGCGGTGCTGTACGCCGACGCACAGGGGCTGTCCCCCGCCCGGGTCGGTGTCTTCGACCAGGACACCCCCGGCATCTCCGGCGCCCCGGAGACCGAGGACTACTTCGCCTCGTCCCTGGCAGCCGGCGACTTCGACGGCGACGGCATCGACGACCTCGTAGCTGGTATGCGCAGCGAGAAACTCGGCACCGCTGCGGGCTCCGGTGCATCCCTGGTGCTTTTCGGCGGCACGGACAACGGGATCTCCGCCTCCGGAGCCGTGTGGATCGAGCAGGACACTGCCGGTGTGCCCGGCATCAACGCCACGGACGACCACTTCGGCTGGACCGTCGGAGCCCTGGACACCGACGGCAACGGCAGGGACGAAGCCCTGATCGGCGCACCGGGGAACGGGCCCGGCACGGTGACGGTCGTCAAGGTGCGGCCGGGAACGCTGGAGTCCGCGACCGTGCTGTCCGAGGAGTCGATGGGCTGGGCGGCCGGCACCAACGGCGACGCTTTCGGGGTCACGCTGCCGCGGCCGTGA
- a CDS encoding LamG-like jellyroll fold domain-containing protein — translation MTTSQPVNDGAWHHAALTAAGNTQTLYLDGAEVGTITGEITQYDQRFVYLGAGYWRSWPAVSGDIGHFTGDIDEAAVYARPLGARTVAQHHASGSAAQQLTQVTLPSDRIHSEVQYDTAHDRVSSYTDANGGTYLLSGHKLTDAEGKPATDDQEAVPADPSATVTVTDPAQRTSATATTRSRATGSSPRPTPQATPPTSDTTPGASSPRRPVLTVRSPDSVTTSAATRSPRPPVGTPTTKRAATPGTSSTSSMRPTRSTRATTS, via the coding sequence GTGACCACGTCCCAGCCCGTCAACGACGGTGCCTGGCACCACGCTGCCCTGACCGCCGCAGGCAACACACAGACGCTCTACCTCGACGGCGCCGAGGTCGGCACCATCACCGGGGAGATCACCCAGTACGACCAGCGCTTCGTCTACCTCGGAGCGGGCTACTGGCGAAGCTGGCCCGCGGTCTCGGGCGACATCGGCCATTTCACCGGCGACATCGACGAGGCGGCTGTCTACGCACGCCCGCTCGGTGCCCGCACCGTGGCACAGCACCATGCGTCCGGTTCCGCCGCCCAGCAGCTCACCCAGGTGACGCTGCCCAGCGACCGGATCCACTCCGAAGTGCAGTACGACACCGCGCACGACCGGGTGTCGTCCTACACCGACGCCAATGGCGGCACCTACCTGCTCTCCGGCCACAAGTTGACCGACGCCGAAGGCAAACCCGCCACCGACGACCAGGAAGCGGTGCCCGCCGACCCGTCGGCCACCGTGACGGTCACCGACCCGGCCCAGCGCACCTCAGCTACCGCTACGACCCGCTCCAGGGCAACCGGCTCATCGCCCAGACCGACGCCGCAGGCAACACCGCCCACTTCGGATACGACACCGGGGGCTTCCTCGCCACGACGACCGGTCCTGACGGTACGGTCACCCGACTCGGTCACGACAAGCGCGGCAACAAGATCTCCCAGACCACCTGTCGGGACGCCGACGACGAAGCGAGCTGCCACACCCGGTACTTCGAGTACTTCCTCAATGAGGCCGACCCGCTCGACCCGCGCAACGACCAGCTGA